The following coding sequences lie in one Arachis hypogaea cultivar Tifrunner chromosome 9, arahy.Tifrunner.gnm2.J5K5, whole genome shotgun sequence genomic window:
- the LOC112710360 gene encoding RPM1-interacting protein 4, producing MTQRSHVPKFGNWESGENVPYTAYFDKARKDRTGTKMINPNDPEENPDLSFDNSSSDQLPPVKLRADSEHPSGKGSARSSHELQKSNDDGNPKPFVDSPARQAGHGVGSADNRRRPSRQSTGSEYSIERSPLHRQARAPGRDSPSWEGKNSYDSSHGTPGRSRLRPANRGDETPDKGAAVPKFGEWDVSNPASADGYTHIFNKVREERQGGAGVTPGTPNQRPHLIRNQPSNDKAQCCCFWWSNK from the exons ATGACa CAACGTTCTCATGTACCAAAATTTGGCAATTGGGAAAGTGGAGAAAATGTTCCTTATACAGCTTATTTTGACAAGGCCCGGAAAGATCGAACAGGCACGAAGATGATAAACCCGAATGACCCTGAGGAGAATCCGGATTTATCATTTGATAATTCATCATCTGATCAGCTACCTCCGGTCAAACTGAGAGCTGATTCAGAGCATCCATCTGGAAAGGGATCAGCGAGATCATCACATGAGTTACAGAAGAGCAACGATGACGGTAATCCTAAGCCTTTTGTTGACTCTCCTGCTCGTCAAGCAGGCCATGGAGTAGGTTCTGCTGATAACCGCAGAAGACCTTCTAGACAAAGTACTGGTTCTGAATACAGCATTGAACGTTCTCCCCTTCATCGCCAGGCTAGAGCCCCCGGCAGGGATAGTCCATCATGGGAAGGAAAGAATTCCTATGATAGCAGCCACGGAACACCAGGAAGATCTCGGTTAAGACCAGCCAATCGTGGCGATGAAACT CCTGACAAAGGAGCAGCTGTTCCAAAGTTTGGTGAGTGGGATGTTAGTAACCCTGCATCAGCTGATGGCTATACTCACATTTTTAACAAAGTGAGGGAGGAGAGACAGGGTGGAGCTGGAGTTACTCCAGGAACACCTAACCAGAGACCACACCTTATCCGGAACCAACCTAGCAATGACAAAGCACAG TGTTGCTGCTTTTGGTGGAGCAACAAATGA